The Niallia alba genome includes a window with the following:
- the rseP gene encoding RIP metalloprotease RseP, with protein sequence MYTVIAFIIIFGALVFFHELGHFVLAKRAGILCREFAIGMGPKVLSLKKGETVYTIRLLPIGGYVRMAGEDPEMVDIKPGHRIGLILNEKEEVTKLIINNKEKYPNARVINVEDADLEHKLFIKGYAEEDAEENLLVFPVKKDAVFVENGIETQIAPYDRQFASKSLGQRTLAIFAGPAMNFVLAFLIFIVIALLQGIPSNEAKLGKLTDDGVALSAGLHEGDNVISIDGQSVGSWKEVVSIIQKSPGENLEFLIDRDGQEMTIDVTPKETEVDGKTIGLVGVYSPMEKSPLKSIQYGATQTFTWTKNIIGAVGKLVTGQFSIDALGGPVAIYQSTDTVAQSGIYSLMNWAAVLSINLGIMNLLPLPALDGGRLLFFAIEAVRGKPIDRQKEGLVHFIGFALLMLLMIVVTWNDIQRFFIK encoded by the coding sequence TTGTATACAGTTATAGCTTTTATCATCATTTTTGGTGCATTAGTATTTTTCCATGAATTAGGGCATTTTGTGTTAGCTAAGCGGGCAGGTATTTTATGCCGTGAGTTTGCTATTGGAATGGGACCTAAAGTTCTTTCCTTAAAAAAGGGAGAAACCGTTTATACGATTCGTCTTCTACCAATTGGAGGCTATGTTCGTATGGCAGGAGAAGATCCTGAGATGGTTGATATTAAGCCAGGTCATCGAATTGGTTTAATTCTTAATGAAAAAGAAGAAGTAACAAAATTGATTATTAACAACAAAGAAAAGTATCCAAATGCACGTGTTATTAATGTAGAAGATGCTGATTTAGAACATAAGCTTTTTATTAAAGGATACGCTGAGGAAGATGCGGAAGAAAATCTTCTCGTATTTCCGGTGAAAAAAGATGCTGTTTTTGTTGAAAATGGGATTGAAACACAAATTGCACCCTATGACCGTCAATTTGCAAGTAAATCATTAGGACAGCGAACGCTTGCTATTTTTGCAGGTCCAGCGATGAATTTCGTATTAGCTTTTCTAATCTTTATTGTTATAGCTCTATTGCAAGGCATCCCATCAAATGAGGCAAAGCTTGGAAAGTTAACAGATGATGGAGTAGCACTCAGTGCAGGACTGCATGAAGGGGATAATGTTATAAGTATTGATGGTCAATCCGTTGGATCTTGGAAAGAGGTTGTTTCCATCATTCAAAAGAGTCCCGGGGAAAACCTAGAATTTCTAATCGATCGTGATGGACAAGAAATGACCATTGATGTTACACCGAAAGAAACAGAAGTAGATGGGAAAACAATAGGTCTAGTCGGTGTCTATAGCCCGATGGAAAAATCACCATTAAAATCTATTCAATATGGAGCTACACAAACCTTTACATGGACAAAGAATATTATTGGGGCAGTCGGTAAACTTGTCACTGGTCAGTTCTCGATTGATGCATTAGGCGGACCAGTAGCTATTTATCAATCTACAGACACTGTAGCTCAATCAGGCATCTATTCTTTAATGAATTGGGCTGCTGTTCTAAGCATTAATTTAGGTATCATGAACTTACTTCCACTACCTGCATTAGACGGTGGGCGACTACTGTTCTTTGCAATTGAAGCAGTTCGTGGTAAACCAATTGACCGACAAAAAGAAGGATTAGTTCATTTTATTGGTTTTGCCTTATTAATGCTACTGATGATTGTCGTCACTTGGAATGATATCCAACGATTTTTTATAAAGTAG
- a CDS encoding proline--tRNA ligase: MKQSKMLIPTLREVPADADIKSHQLLLRAGFIRQNASGIYSYLPLANKVIKKIEKIIREEMDAAGGVELLMPALQQAELWQESGRWFTYGPELMRLKDRNSREFALGATHEEVITSLVRDEVKSYKRLPLTLYQIQTKFRDEKRPRFGILRGREFIMKDAYSFHSSHESLGEVYDAIFQAYCNIFERCGLNYRAVIADSGAMGGKDTHEFMVLSDVGEDTIAYSTESNYAANIEMAPVINSYEKVEEPVKELEKVETKDQKTIEEVSSFLNVHADKCIKSLLFKVDERFVLVLVRGDHEVNDIKVKNLLEANVVELADHADTEKILGSKVGSLGPINVKDVEVIADNAVKAIINGVCGANEEHFHYVNVNADRDFSVDRYADIRFIQEGDLSPDGKGTITFAKGIEVGHVFKLGTRYSEAMGATYLDENGRSQSLIMGCYGIGVSRTMAAIVEQFNDDRGIVWPNAVAPFDAHLITVNTKDESQNELTDKLYTALKANHFDVLVDDRAERAGVKFADSDLIGLPIRITVGKKAAEGIVEVKVRSTGEMLEVHESELVATILRLTQVKG, translated from the coding sequence ATGAAGCAAAGTAAAATGTTAATTCCAACATTAAGAGAAGTGCCAGCAGATGCAGATATTAAAAGCCATCAGCTATTATTAAGAGCAGGGTTTATTAGACAAAATGCAAGTGGGATTTACTCTTATTTACCATTGGCAAACAAAGTAATAAAGAAAATTGAAAAAATTATTCGCGAAGAAATGGATGCCGCTGGCGGAGTCGAATTATTAATGCCTGCCTTGCAGCAAGCAGAATTATGGCAAGAATCCGGCAGATGGTTTACATATGGACCAGAATTAATGCGCCTAAAAGATCGCAATAGTCGTGAATTTGCACTAGGTGCAACCCACGAAGAAGTAATAACAAGTTTAGTGCGAGACGAAGTAAAATCATATAAAAGACTACCACTAACACTTTACCAAATCCAAACGAAATTCAGAGATGAGAAAAGACCACGTTTTGGTATCCTGCGCGGCAGAGAATTTATTATGAAGGATGCTTATAGTTTTCATTCTTCTCATGAAAGTTTAGGAGAAGTTTATGATGCTATTTTTCAAGCGTACTGCAATATTTTCGAGCGCTGTGGCTTAAACTATCGTGCTGTAATCGCAGATAGTGGTGCAATGGGTGGGAAAGATACGCATGAATTCATGGTATTATCTGATGTTGGAGAAGATACAATTGCTTATTCAACAGAATCCAATTATGCTGCAAATATTGAAATGGCACCAGTTATAAATTCTTATGAAAAAGTAGAAGAGCCGGTAAAAGAGCTAGAAAAAGTAGAAACGAAAGATCAGAAAACAATTGAAGAAGTTTCTTCTTTCTTAAATGTTCATGCAGATAAATGCATTAAGTCTCTATTATTTAAAGTGGATGAAAGATTTGTGCTTGTGTTAGTTCGCGGCGATCATGAAGTGAACGACATAAAGGTGAAAAACCTATTAGAAGCAAATGTAGTTGAACTAGCAGACCATGCAGATACGGAAAAAATATTAGGAAGCAAGGTTGGTTCATTAGGTCCAATTAATGTTAAAGATGTGGAAGTAATTGCAGATAACGCTGTGAAAGCAATTATTAATGGTGTTTGTGGGGCAAATGAAGAGCATTTTCACTATGTGAATGTGAATGCTGACCGAGATTTCTCAGTCGACCGATATGCAGATATTCGTTTCATTCAAGAAGGCGACCTTTCACCAGATGGAAAAGGCACAATTACTTTTGCAAAAGGAATTGAAGTAGGTCATGTCTTTAAACTTGGCACTCGCTATAGTGAAGCAATGGGAGCTACTTATTTAGATGAAAACGGTAGAAGCCAATCGTTGATTATGGGTTGCTATGGAATTGGTGTTTCCAGAACGATGGCGGCAATTGTGGAGCAGTTTAATGATGACAGGGGAATTGTATGGCCAAACGCTGTAGCCCCATTTGATGCACATTTAATCACTGTAAACACAAAAGACGAATCGCAAAATGAGTTAACAGATAAATTATATACCGCGTTAAAAGCCAATCACTTCGATGTATTAGTTGATGACCGTGCAGAGCGTGCTGGTGTTAAATTTGCTGATTCTGATTTAATCGGACTGCCAATTCGCATAACAGTTGGTAAAAAAGCAGCTGAAGGAATTGTTGAAGTGAAAGTAAGAAGTACAGGAGAAATGC